Proteins encoded in a region of the Populus nigra chromosome 3, ddPopNigr1.1, whole genome shotgun sequence genome:
- the LOC133689608 gene encoding delta(14)-sterol reductase — MDLDYLLVIPSWKSVGILVTFFTYLAIAGSVLPAKLVPGVTLQDGSRLHYRCNGLFSMLLLVLLLGVGAKMELLSLTVISERGLELLSATFIFSFLVTLALYAAGCKSRNQSSSLKPCVTGNLIHDWWFGVQLNPSFLGIDLKFFFVRSGMMGWLFINLSVLAKTIQGTTLSHSMILYQIFCLIYILDYFFYEEYMTSTWDIIAERLGFMLVFGDLVWIPFTFSIQGWWLLGNKVELTTAAVVANCFVFLIGYLVFRGANKQKHVFKKNPKALIWGKPPKVVGGKLLASGYWGVARHCNYLGDLLLALSFSLPCGISSPVPYFYPIYLLILLIWRERRDEARCAEKYKEVWVEYCRLVPWRILPYVY, encoded by the exons ATGGATCTGGATTATCTTCTTGTAATTCCCTCTTGGAAATCT GTTGGTATACTTGTAACATTCTTTACTTACCTCGCTATTGCTGGATCTGTACTCCCTGCCAAACTGGTTCCCGGTGTCACTTTACAAGACGGCTCTCGTCTCCATTATCGTTGCAATG GGCTGTTCTCAATGCTGTTGCTGGTTCTGCTTCTTGGTGTTGGTGCTAAGATGGAACTTTTATCACTTACT GTGATATCAGAAAGAGGACTCGAGCTCCTATCGGCAACATTCATTTTCAGTTTTCTA GTGACGTTAGCACTCTATGCTGCTGGTTGCAAGTCACGAAATCAGAGTTCTTCCCTTAAGCCTTGTGTTACAGGAAACCTAATACATGACTG GTGGTTTGGAGTACAGCTCAATCCTTCTTTTTTGGGCATTGACCTCAA ATTCTTCTTTGTTAGATCTGGAATGATGGGATGGTTATTTATCAATCTATCAGTTCTAGCAAAAACTATTCAGGGCACCACCTTGAGCCATTCGATGATCCTCTACCAAATTTTCTGTCTG ATATACATCCTGGACTACTTCTTTTATGAGGAGTACATGACCTCCAC ATGGGACATAATTGCTGAGAGATTAGGCTTCATGTTGGTGTTTGGAGACCTGGTCTGGATTCCTTTTACTTTCAGCATCCAG GGCTGGTGGCTTTTGGGTAACAAAGTGGAGTTGACAACTGCTGCTGTTGTAGCAAATTGCTTTGTTTTCCTGATTGG ATATCTGGTATTTAGAGGAGCTAACAAGCAAAAGCATGTCTTCAAGAAGAATCCCAAAGCACTTATATGGGGTAAGCCGCCAAAGGTTGTTGGGGGGAAGCTGCTTGCTTCTGGTTATTG GGGGGTTGCAAGGCATTGTAATTACCTGGGTGACCTGTTGTTGGCACTATCCTTTAGTCTGCCTTGTGGAATAAG TTCTCCAGTCCCATACTTCTACCCGATTTATCTTCTTATCCTTCTAATATGGAGAGAAAGGAGAGACGAGGCTCGCTGTGCAGAGAAGTACAAAGAAGTATGGGTGGAATACTGTAGACTTGTTCCATGGAGAATACTGCCATACGTTTACTGA